TTGCTGCCCTGAACGGGGCCTGCTGCCCAGCGGGCGCCGGCGTCAGCCGGGCCTAGGCTTGGGCCGTTCGAGGCCCGAGTGCCTACCCCTGGTTCGTGAGCATCTTTGTCGGCAATCTGCCCTTCCGCGCGGAGCAGGAGGATGTGGCGGAGCTGTTTGCACCGTTTGGTGAGGTGGTGAGCTGTGCGCTGCCCCTGGAGCGCGACACCGGCCGCAAGCGGGGCTTCGCCTTTGTGGAGATGGCCGATCCCGAGGCCGAAAGCCGTGCCATCGAGGCCCTGCAGGGCAGCGAACTGATGGGACGCCCCCTGCGGATCAACAAGGCCGAGCCCCGGGGCGCCGCGCCGCGCCGCGGCGGCTACGGCGGTGGAGGTGGTTCCGGTGGTGGCTACGGCGGCGGCTATGCGCCGGGCGGAGCCGGCGGCGGCGGTGGATACAGCCGTCCGGGGGGTGGTGCGGCCGGCCAGGATCGAGGCTCCGGGGCACGGGGCTGGGAAGACCGCAGCTATGGCGGCAACGCCGACGGCTTTGAGGCCGGCCGCACCCGGCGGCGGCGCAGCAGCGGTTACGGCGCCGGCGAGGGCAGCGGCGACGTCCACTCCTGATCGGCGCCGCAGGCCCCGGTCAGTGGCCGGCGTCCTCCAGCTGCCGGGCCGCCAGCTCCAGCACCTCGGGCCCTGCGCCCGGCCGGCTGGCGGCCTCGGTGAGCGCTTGACGCCAGCGGCGAGCCCCGGGCACGCCTTCCACCACATGCACGAGGTGGCGGGCGATGGGCCAGAGGCGACCGCCGCGGCCGCACCAGCGCTCGGCGTGGGGCACCAGGCCCCGCACCACGTCGGAGGCTTGGGGTTCCCCGCGGCTGGGGTCGCCATGGAGGCTGCGATCCACCCCCGCCCAGCGCAGGGGGTGGGCGTAGGCGGCCCGGCCCACCATGGCGCCATCCACGTGATCGAGCTGCT
This sequence is a window from Cyanobium sp. PCC 7001. Protein-coding genes within it:
- a CDS encoding RNA-binding protein, whose product is MSIFVGNLPFRAEQEDVAELFAPFGEVVSCALPLERDTGRKRGFAFVEMADPEAESRAIEALQGSELMGRPLRINKAEPRGAAPRRGGYGGGGGSGGGYGGGYAPGGAGGGGGYSRPGGGAAGQDRGSGARGWEDRSYGGNADGFEAGRTRRRRSSGYGAGEGSGDVHS